The following are encoded together in the Ictalurus punctatus breed USDA103 unplaced genomic scaffold, Coco_2.0 Super-Scaffold_100058, whole genome shotgun sequence genome:
- the LOC128630615 gene encoding histone H2A, whose product MSGRGKTGGKARAKAKTRSSRAGLQFPVGRVHRLLRKGNYAERVGAGAPVYLAAVLEYLTAEILELAGNAARDNKKTRIIPRHLQLAVRNDEELNKLLGGVTIAQGGVLPNIQAVLLPKKTEKAVKTK is encoded by the coding sequence ATGagtggcagaggaaaaaccggcgGAAAGGCTAGAGCTAAAGCCAAGACTCGTTCATCCAgggctggacttcagttccccgtGGGACGTGTGCACAGGCTTCTGCGTAAAGGCAATTATGCCGAGCGCGTCGGTGCCGGCGCTCCGGTCTACCTGGCCGCAGTGTTGGAGTATCTGACCGCTGAGATCCTGGAGTTGGCCGGTAACGCCGCCCGTGATAATAAGAAGACTCGTATCATTCCCCGCCACTTGCAGCTCGCCGTGCGTAACGACGAGGAGCTGAACAAACTGCTTGGCGGAGTAACCATCGCTCAAGGTGGTGTGCTACCCAACATTCAGGCTGTGCTTCTGCCTAAAAAGACCGAGAAGGCCGTCAAGACCAAGTAA
- the LOC128630617 gene encoding histone H2B-like: MPDPAKTAPKKGSKKAVTKTAGKGGKKRRKSRKESYAIYVYKVLKQVHPDTGISSKAMGIMNSFVNDIFERIAGESSRLAHYNKRSTITSREIQTAVRLLLPGELAKHAVSEGTKAVTKYTSSK, translated from the coding sequence ATGCCCGATCCAGCCAAGACCGCGCCCAAGAAGGGatcaaagaaagccgtgaccaagacggccggcaaaggaggcaagaagcgcagaaagtccaggaaggagagctacgccatctacgtgtacaaggtcCTGAAGCAAGTGCATCCTGACACCGgcatctcatccaaggccatgggcatcatgaactccttcgtgaatgatatttttgagcgcatCGCCGGTGAGTCTTCTCGTCTGGCTCACTACAACAAGCgctccaccatcacctccagAGAGATCCAGACTGCCGTGCGCCTGTTGCTTCCCGGCGAGCTGGCCAAGCACGCCGTGTCCGAGGGCACAAAGGCCGtcaccaagtacaccagctccaagtga
- the LOC128630609 gene encoding histone H1-like yields the protein MAEVAPAPAAAPAKAPKKKAASRAKKAGPSVGELIVKAVSSSKERSGVSLAALKKALAAGGYDVEKNNSRVKIAVKGLVTKGTLVQTKGTGASGSFKLNKKQTEAKKPVKKAAPKAKKPAAKKPAATKKPKKVAAKKPAAAAKKSPKKAKKPTAAAKKATKSPKKVKKPATPKKAAKSPKKAKAVKPKTTKPKAAKAKKAAPKKK from the coding sequence ATGGCAGAAGTCGCACCCGCTCCCGCCGCCGCGCCGGCCAAAGCGCCCAAGAAGAAAGCAGCTTCGAGAGCAAAAAAAGCCGGCCCTAGCGTCGGCGAGCTGATCGTCAAAGCCGTTTCCTCGTCTAAGGAGAGGAGCGGCGTGTCTCTCGCTGCTCTGAAGAAAGCGCTGGCTGCCGGCGGATACGATGTGGAGAAGAACAATTCCCGCGTCAAGATCGCTGTTAAGGGTCTCGTGACTAAAGGCACTCTAGTGCAGACCAAAGGGACCGGCGCGTCTGGCTCTTTCAAGCTGAACAAGAAGCAGACCGAAGCCAAGAAGCCCGTGAAGAAAGCCGCGCCCAAAGCGAAAAAGCCCGCCGCCAAAAAGCCCGCCGCTACTAAGAAGCCCAAGAAGGTAGCGGCCAAGAAACCCGCCGCCGCGGCCAAGAAATCTCCTAAGAAGGCGAAGAAGCCCACAGCCGCGGCAAAGAAAGCCACCAAGAGCCCGAAGAAGGTGAAAAAGCCCGCGACCCCTAAAAAGGCAGCCAAGAGCCCCAAGAAAGCGAAAGCTGTCAAGCCCAAGACCACAAAGCCTAAAGCGGCAAAGGCGAAGAAGGCAGCACccaaaaagaagtaa